One Salvelinus sp. IW2-2015 unplaced genomic scaffold, ASM291031v2 Un_scaffold3365, whole genome shotgun sequence DNA window includes the following coding sequences:
- the LOC112075743 gene encoding zinc finger protein ZIC 1, whose protein sequence is MLLDAGPQYPTIGVTTFGSSRHHSTGEVTEREVALGINPFADGMGAFKINHSSHDLGSGQTAFSSQAPGYAAAALGHHHHPTHVSSYSTAAFNSTRDFLFRNRGFGDATSAQHSLFASAAGSFAGPHGHSDAAGHLLFPGLHEQAASHASSNVVNSQMRLGFTGDMYGRADQYGHVTSPRSDHYASSQLHGYGPMNMNMAAHHGAGAFFRYMRQPIKQELICKWVEPEQLSNPKKACNKTFSTMHELVTHLTVEHVGGPEQSNHICFWEECVREGKPFKAKYKLVNHIRVHTGEKPFPCPFPGCGKVFARSENLKIHKRTHTGEKPFKCEFEGCDRRFANSSDRKKHMHVHTSDKPYLCKQCDKSYTHPSSLRKHMKVHEATTQGPQPSPAASSGYESSTPPTIVSPSTDNQNSSSISPAASTVHHTTSHHTTLSSNFNEWYV, encoded by the exons ATGCTTCTGGATGCAGGACCCCAGTACCCCACCATAGGAGTCACTACGTTCGGCTCCTCGAGGCATCACTCAACAGGCGAAGTCACAGAAAGAGAAGTGGCTTTGGGGATAAATCCGTTCGCAGACGGGATGGGAGCTTTTAAAATCAACCACAGCTCCCACGACCTGGGCTCCGGCCAGACGGCGTTCTCCTCCCAGGCTCCCGGCTACGCTGCTGCCGCCCTGGGTCACCACCACCACCCGACGCACGTCAGCTCCTACTCCACCGCAGCCTTCAACTCCACCCGGGACTTTCTCTTCAGAAACCGGGGCTTCGGGGATGCCACCAGCGCGCAGCACAGCCTGTTCGCCTCGGCAGCGGGAAGTTTTGCAGGGCCACATGGACACTCTGATGCCGCGGGGCACCTGCTCTTCCCGGGACTCCACGAGCAAGCCGCAAGTCATGCATCATCAAATGTCGTCAACAGCCAGATGCGCCTTGGCTTTACCGGGGACATGTACGGCCGGGCTGACCAGTACGGCCACGTTACGAGCCCCCGATCCGACCACTACGCCTCGTCCCAGCTGCATGGCTATGGTCCTATGAACATGAACATGGCGGCTCACCACGGGGCAGGGGCCTTCTTCCGATACATGAGGCAGCCCATCAAACAGGAGCTCATCTGTAAGTGGGTCGAGCCCGAACAGTTGTCGAACCCCAAAAAGGCTTGCAACAAAACGTTCAGCACGATGCACGAGCTTGTGACCCACCTGACAGTGGAGCATGTGGGGGGACCGGAGCAGTCGAACCATATTTGCTTTTGGGAAGAGTGCGTCCGAGAAGGAAAACCATTCAAAGCCAAATACAAACTGGTAAATCATATCAGAGTacacaccggagagaaaccaTTCCCATGTCCCTTCCCCGGCTGTGGAAAAGTGTTTGCCCGATCGGAAAACCTGAAGATCCACAAAAGGACACACACTG GTGAAAAACCCTTCAAGTGTGAGTTTGAGGGCTGCGACAGGCGGTTTGCGAACAGCAGCGACCGAAAGAAACACATGCACGTCCATACGTCTGACAAGCCTTATCTCTGCAAGCAATGCGACAAGTCCTACACACATCCAAGCTCTCTGCGGAAACACATGAAG GTTCACGAGGCCACCACGCAAGGACCCCAACCGTCGCCAGCGGCCAGTTCCGGGTATGAGTCGTCCACGCCGCCCACCATCGTGTCCCCGTCCACAGACAACCAGAATTCCAGTTCCATCTCACCGGCAGCCTCGACAGTACACCACACGACCAGTCACCACACCACGCTGTCGTCAAATTTTAATGAATGGTACGTGTAA